Proteins encoded within one genomic window of Phototrophicus methaneseepsis:
- a CDS encoding sensor histidine kinase produces the protein MLTLPEFPVRQRDFLLEISRAITAQLDLTEVLRRVLEASVIMLAGRVGVIALNDPETATFRVRAYTGIKREQVDALNERLNAFISTVSMGTDRRLLDQQLKEMAASLSEELVQAVAMPLVFAENPLGLLIVFRSYEASVTSNDLQIMQSFADQAAIAVNNAQMFEQIKQEQQRLSAILEHNADGVIILDANLDILQVNRAFEQMTGWTADDAVGQPQEQVIIWHQIDGRDLHDAVADGWPNIKDPRKTQKEENQSQAYSDTFYVEGELARKDGLTLSVGITYAPLFGQDGKLHNIIGNLRDITNFRRAQEMQNVFISTVSHELRTPVALIKGYASTLTRPDAKWNEDIVRNSLGVIEEEADRLTVLIDDLLTASKIQAEHGVRLRLADDVRLDILAASAVERQRMQTDKHTFVVSFPSDFPAIPGDATLLRQVIDNLLTNAMKYSPRGGTITVGGRFNEDSVTFFVRDEGIGIPESELPNIFSRFYRVDNKLTTTTKGTGLGLYLVKSIVDAHGGTINVKSQPDYGSTFYFTIPRD, from the coding sequence ATGTTAACCTTACCCGAATTCCCGGTCCGCCAGCGCGATTTCCTCCTGGAAATTTCTCGCGCAATTACCGCTCAGCTCGATCTGACGGAAGTTCTGAGACGTGTTCTTGAAGCTTCCGTGATTATGCTTGCTGGGCGTGTTGGCGTTATTGCCCTCAATGACCCTGAGACAGCGACTTTCCGTGTGCGTGCTTATACGGGCATCAAGCGAGAGCAGGTCGATGCCCTGAATGAGCGCCTCAATGCGTTTATCAGCACGGTTAGCATGGGTACGGATCGCCGTTTACTCGATCAGCAGCTTAAAGAGATGGCCGCCAGCCTGAGCGAAGAATTGGTTCAAGCTGTCGCGATGCCCCTTGTCTTTGCAGAGAACCCCCTTGGTTTGCTGATTGTTTTTCGCTCTTACGAAGCATCTGTGACGTCCAATGACTTACAGATTATGCAGAGTTTTGCGGATCAAGCGGCTATTGCTGTTAACAATGCGCAGATGTTTGAGCAGATCAAGCAGGAACAGCAGCGCTTATCCGCGATTCTTGAACACAACGCAGATGGCGTCATCATCCTGGATGCGAACCTGGATATTTTGCAGGTGAACAGAGCTTTTGAGCAAATGACGGGCTGGACGGCGGATGATGCCGTGGGGCAGCCGCAAGAGCAGGTCATCATCTGGCATCAGATAGATGGCCGGGATTTGCATGATGCCGTCGCGGATGGCTGGCCGAACATAAAAGATCCTCGTAAAACTCAGAAAGAAGAAAATCAGTCGCAGGCTTACTCCGATACGTTTTACGTAGAGGGCGAATTAGCGCGCAAAGATGGCCTGACGCTGAGTGTTGGCATTACGTATGCGCCGCTTTTCGGGCAGGATGGCAAGCTGCATAATATCATCGGCAATTTGCGCGATATTACCAACTTCCGGCGTGCCCAGGAGATGCAGAACGTCTTTATTTCAACGGTATCTCATGAATTGCGGACGCCTGTTGCTCTCATCAAGGGGTATGCCAGTACGCTGACCCGCCCGGATGCGAAGTGGAACGAAGATATCGTCCGTAACAGCCTGGGCGTCATTGAAGAAGAAGCAGATCGCCTGACTGTGCTCATTGATGATTTATTGACAGCGAGTAAGATACAGGCTGAGCATGGTGTACGGCTGCGATTGGCAGATGATGTCCGTCTGGATATCCTGGCAGCCAGCGCGGTCGAGCGGCAGCGGATGCAAACGGATAAGCATACGTTCGTCGTGAGCTTTCCGTCAGATTTCCCGGCAATACCAGGAGATGCAACGCTGCTGCGTCAGGTCATTGATAACCTGTTGACCAACGCCATGAAGTATTCCCCCAGGGGTGGCACGATCACCGTCGGGGGGCGATTCAATGAAGATAGCGTGACCTTCTTCGTCAGGGATGAGGGCATCGGCATTCCTGAATCCGAACTGCCGAATATCTTCAGCCGCTTTTACCGCGTGGATAACAAATTGACGACGACGACCAAGGGGACAGGTTTAGGCCTGTATCTGGTGAAGTCGATTGTTGATGCGCATGGCGGTACGATTAACGTTAAAAGCCAGCCAGATTATGGCTCGACCTTTTACTTCACCATTCCGCGAGATTGA
- a CDS encoding ROK family protein has translation MPEVLIGVDLGGTRIRAARLDKALNILQREDTLTLAHEGLQPTIERIKALIHKVMPEDKSDLLGIGVSAPGPLNPLTGVVVAPPNLPGWHEVPLAQILRDEFDAPIYVGNDANVAALAEVTRGAAQGYRHVIFITVSTGVGSGVIYDGRLLLGKVGLGGEAGHMIMVADGGQVSTLELQAAGPALARRARAALEDGATSIMTDMVGGDLGLLDASIIGRAAADGDELAQQIVDHSAFFVGLGIVSLLHLFNPEVIVIGGGVSKFGDGWYEKINATVQKHALDDSYWRDLKIVPAGLAGAVSIIGAAALVLTQGGQADVTQVAATLDLYD, from the coding sequence ATGCCGGAGGTACTTATTGGTGTGGATTTAGGGGGGACACGTATCCGTGCGGCACGTCTCGATAAAGCACTGAACATCCTTCAACGAGAAGACACACTTACATTGGCCCATGAGGGCTTGCAACCAACAATTGAACGTATTAAAGCGTTGATTCATAAAGTCATGCCAGAAGATAAATCAGACCTGTTGGGGATTGGGGTTAGCGCGCCAGGGCCATTGAACCCTTTAACAGGCGTTGTCGTTGCTCCGCCGAACCTGCCGGGCTGGCATGAAGTGCCCCTTGCGCAAATTTTAAGAGACGAATTTGATGCGCCGATTTATGTCGGCAATGATGCGAATGTCGCGGCATTGGCGGAAGTCACACGTGGTGCGGCTCAGGGGTATCGTCATGTGATCTTCATCACAGTGAGTACCGGCGTCGGCAGTGGCGTCATCTATGACGGTCGCCTGCTGTTGGGCAAGGTGGGCCTGGGCGGCGAAGCAGGCCATATGATTATGGTTGCAGATGGTGGGCAGGTTTCCACGTTGGAGTTGCAAGCTGCTGGCCCGGCCCTGGCACGGCGCGCCCGTGCGGCCCTGGAGGATGGCGCTACATCGATCATGACGGATATGGTCGGTGGCGATTTGGGCCTTCTCGATGCCAGTATCATTGGGCGAGCGGCTGCAGATGGCGATGAACTGGCCCAACAGATCGTGGATCATTCGGCGTTTTTCGTTGGCTTGGGGATCGTGTCTTTGCTGCACCTGTTTAACCCAGAAGTGATTGTGATTGGTGGCGGTGTCAGCAAATTTGGTGATGGCTGGTATGAGAAGATCAATGCGACTGTACAAAAGCACGCATTGGATGATTCATACTGGCGCGATTTGAAGATTGTACCTGCGGGGTTGGCTGGGGCTGTGAGCATTATTGGTGCTGCCGCGCTTGTGTTGACCCAGGGCGGTCAGGCTGATGTGACACAGGTTGCAGCCACGCTGGATTTATACGACTAG
- the mutS gene encoding DNA mismatch repair protein MutS, which yields MAKVTPARRQYLEIKAQFPDCLLFFRMGDFYEMFDEDAIIASRELDIALTSRKHSTKSEPVPMAGVPHHAVENYVARLIERGYHVAVCDQLSEPDGRGIVDRDVTRVITPGTVIEPELLMENQANYLLCIIPDGDPETGRWQRAGLAYADISTGEFAATQLQGENVGVLVLEELARLTPKEVIMPQSWANRGVSLPEGIHLTPIDDWISEYRTADEGLRHHFHVSTLDGYGLGEQPYAICAAGAVLHYLRATQMNSLAQLTTIRSYSTASFMVLDQFTRRNLEITQTIRSGKTRGSVLGVLDRTITSMGARLLRMWMTQPLLEIRRLNARLDAVEALTQDEVLRQELTQTLANVSDIERLINRLMIGKAGPRDLISLRDSLATIPRIIDNLQGISALEALLERLDPCEEIYQLISDALTDEPPATINNIGIIRPGYSEELDHILSSTRDARDWIGNLEPHERRRTGIPTIKVGYNKVHGYYIEVTKAHVDKVPEDYIRRQTLVNAERYITPELKEYETLVLNAEEEILQTERRLFDEVCKQIAAEGGRLLKTARAIAHLDVFLALATVAVNEGYIRPTLTEDDTLTISGGRHPVVEKLLESGTRYVANDTHFDDASRIHIITGPNMSGKSTYIRQVAIITLMAQIGSFVPADEATIGLVDRIFARIGAQDEIHAGQSTFMVEMVETARLLSGSSNRSLVILDEIGRGTSTYDGLAIARAVIEYIHNNPRLNNRTLFATHYHELTELPNILPRCRNYSVSVAEQGENIVFLHKVVPGGADQSYGVHVAQLAGMPRPVVERARELLAQLESDGSDFSLPASNGDKHPKKDAPQQLSMFDARPNPAIEALRQLEVDHLSPLEALTKLYELKRLVDVE from the coding sequence ATGGCAAAAGTAACCCCTGCCCGGCGCCAATACCTTGAAATTAAAGCACAGTTCCCGGACTGCTTGCTCTTCTTCCGCATGGGCGATTTTTACGAGATGTTTGACGAAGATGCCATTATTGCCTCGCGCGAACTGGACATTGCGCTGACGTCACGCAAACACAGCACAAAGAGCGAACCAGTCCCGATGGCAGGCGTGCCGCATCACGCCGTAGAGAATTACGTCGCCCGCCTGATCGAGCGCGGTTATCACGTTGCAGTCTGTGATCAACTCAGTGAGCCTGATGGCCGCGGCATCGTTGACCGCGATGTGACGCGCGTCATCACGCCAGGGACCGTCATTGAGCCGGAACTGCTCATGGAAAATCAGGCCAATTATCTGCTGTGCATCATCCCGGATGGCGACCCTGAAACAGGCCGTTGGCAGCGTGCGGGGCTCGCTTACGCCGATATATCCACCGGGGAATTCGCCGCGACACAGCTACAGGGCGAAAATGTCGGCGTACTCGTCCTGGAAGAACTCGCCCGTCTGACTCCCAAAGAGGTGATCATGCCGCAGAGCTGGGCTAATCGCGGCGTATCCCTGCCAGAAGGCATTCATCTGACGCCTATTGACGATTGGATCAGCGAATATCGCACTGCGGATGAAGGTCTGCGCCATCACTTCCATGTGAGCACGCTGGATGGCTACGGCCTGGGCGAACAACCCTATGCCATTTGTGCCGCAGGGGCTGTGTTGCATTATTTACGCGCCACGCAGATGAATTCTCTGGCACAACTGACCACAATTCGCAGCTATTCCACGGCTAGCTTTATGGTGCTGGACCAGTTCACACGGCGTAACCTGGAAATTACACAAACGATCCGCAGTGGCAAGACGCGGGGCAGCGTCCTGGGGGTGCTGGATCGCACCATTACGTCCATGGGAGCCCGTTTGCTGCGCATGTGGATGACGCAACCTCTGCTAGAGATACGCCGCTTAAATGCGCGTCTGGACGCCGTAGAAGCGCTCACACAGGATGAAGTGCTGCGTCAGGAACTCACGCAAACGCTCGCTAATGTCTCCGACATTGAGCGGCTCATCAACCGCCTCATGATCGGCAAAGCAGGCCCGCGCGACCTCATCAGCCTGCGCGATAGCCTCGCCACAATCCCGCGGATTATTGATAATTTGCAGGGCATTAGTGCGCTCGAAGCGCTCCTTGAGCGCCTGGACCCTTGCGAAGAAATCTATCAGCTCATCAGCGATGCCCTGACAGACGAGCCGCCAGCGACAATCAATAACATTGGCATCATCCGCCCAGGCTACTCCGAAGAATTGGACCATATTCTGAGCAGTACGCGCGATGCCCGTGATTGGATCGGCAATCTGGAGCCACATGAACGCCGCCGTACGGGCATCCCAACGATCAAAGTGGGCTATAACAAAGTCCATGGCTACTATATTGAAGTCACGAAGGCACACGTGGATAAAGTCCCGGAAGACTATATTCGGCGGCAAACACTCGTCAATGCAGAGCGCTACATCACGCCAGAGCTTAAAGAATATGAAACGCTGGTGCTGAACGCTGAGGAAGAAATTTTGCAGACAGAGCGCCGCCTCTTCGATGAGGTCTGCAAACAAATCGCGGCAGAAGGCGGACGCCTGCTCAAGACAGCGCGTGCCATTGCCCATCTAGATGTCTTCCTGGCATTGGCAACAGTCGCGGTTAATGAGGGCTACATCCGCCCCACCCTCACAGAAGATGACACATTGACGATTAGCGGTGGGCGTCACCCTGTCGTGGAAAAATTGTTGGAAAGCGGCACGCGTTATGTCGCCAATGATACGCACTTCGACGATGCGTCACGCATCCATATCATCACCGGGCCAAATATGTCCGGCAAGAGCACGTACATCCGGCAAGTCGCGATCATTACCCTCATGGCCCAGATTGGCAGCTTCGTCCCAGCGGATGAAGCCACCATCGGTTTGGTGGATCGCATCTTCGCTCGCATCGGTGCTCAGGACGAAATCCACGCGGGGCAAAGTACCTTCATGGTGGAGATGGTCGAAACAGCCCGTTTGCTCTCCGGCAGCAGCAATCGCAGCTTGGTTATCCTGGACGAAATTGGGCGCGGCACCTCTACCTATGATGGGCTGGCGATTGCCCGCGCTGTGATCGAATACATTCATAACAATCCACGGCTGAACAACCGGACGCTCTTCGCTACGCATTATCACGAACTCACCGAACTACCGAACATCCTGCCACGCTGCCGTAATTACAGCGTCTCCGTAGCAGAACAGGGCGAGAATATCGTCTTCTTGCACAAAGTGGTCCCCGGTGGCGCAGACCAAAGCTATGGTGTTCATGTTGCCCAACTCGCCGGGATGCCGCGCCCTGTGGTGGAGCGCGCCCGCGAGCTGCTCGCACAGTTGGAATCTGACGGGAGCGATTTCTCCTTACCGGCTAGCAATGGCGATAAACACCCCAAAAAGGACGCTCCGCAGCAGCTCAGCATGTT